The Aminivibrio pyruvatiphilus genome contains a region encoding:
- a CDS encoding AMP-binding protein — protein MERLEKIILDNLRLEPEKSCLWWEGKWWTNGDLLRLVEQSVKVLEEGKFRAGYRLAVLLPNSPLVLALSLAAWRLGGAISPLNAKSGLPSLMGTLQLVEPCAVVVAPGLDELKTALEEQDVPVVVAESLSDALPPLTVKETSLEDDSLAVIFATSGTTGMPKAVPLTHGNLLDNSMRMYEALELLEEGDTLLNVLPNFHSFGYTVGGLMPLVKKLRQTLLASFLPPVESMKAIHASGTNVILAVPAMLHFMIVAVSKGAPKPAGLKMAVTGGDRLNVQLDGKAEEVLGAAVIEGYGLTECSPVVAVNRNYKDRRLGTVGPIVRGYEWKLLNDKNEDVTSSGEGVLWVKGPSVTSGYFRDPVMTADRFTDGWFNTGDYVRMEDGYVRILDRVTDIIIVGGFNVYPQEVEAILHTHPAVSQAVVVGIPHPVNGEVPKAFIRLHEGAHATPREIIDFCKKHLAHFKVPRSVEFMEAFPLSSTGKVLRRLLRQK, from the coding sequence ATGGAAAGACTTGAAAAGATAATCCTGGACAATCTGCGCCTCGAACCGGAGAAGTCCTGTCTCTGGTGGGAGGGAAAGTGGTGGACCAACGGAGACCTGCTTCGGCTGGTGGAACAGTCGGTGAAGGTTCTCGAGGAAGGGAAATTCAGGGCCGGCTATCGGCTTGCGGTGCTCCTGCCGAATTCGCCCCTCGTGCTGGCCCTCTCTCTTGCTGCGTGGAGACTGGGGGGAGCGATTTCCCCGCTGAACGCGAAATCGGGCCTTCCGTCGCTCATGGGAACCCTGCAGCTGGTGGAACCCTGCGCCGTGGTCGTCGCGCCCGGCCTTGACGAACTGAAGACGGCCCTCGAAGAGCAGGACGTGCCCGTGGTGGTGGCGGAATCCCTTTCAGACGCTCTGCCGCCCCTTACCGTGAAGGAAACCTCACTGGAGGACGATTCCCTGGCGGTGATCTTCGCCACGTCGGGAACCACCGGAATGCCCAAGGCCGTTCCCCTCACCCACGGCAACCTGCTGGACAACTCCATGAGGATGTACGAAGCCCTTGAGCTCCTCGAGGAAGGGGATACCCTCCTCAACGTGCTGCCGAACTTCCATTCCTTCGGCTACACCGTGGGCGGCCTCATGCCCCTGGTGAAAAAACTCCGGCAGACCCTCCTCGCCTCGTTCCTCCCCCCGGTAGAATCCATGAAAGCCATCCACGCGTCGGGGACCAATGTCATCCTGGCGGTTCCCGCCATGCTCCACTTCATGATCGTCGCCGTGAGCAAGGGCGCCCCGAAACCAGCGGGCCTGAAGATGGCCGTCACCGGGGGAGACCGGCTGAACGTGCAGCTTGACGGCAAGGCCGAGGAGGTCCTCGGGGCAGCGGTCATCGAAGGATACGGCCTCACCGAGTGTTCGCCCGTGGTGGCGGTGAACCGGAACTACAAGGACCGTCGTCTCGGCACCGTGGGACCCATAGTGAGGGGGTACGAGTGGAAGCTCCTCAACGACAAGAACGAGGATGTGACCTCCTCGGGCGAAGGGGTGCTCTGGGTGAAGGGGCCTTCCGTCACCTCCGGCTACTTCAGGGATCCCGTCATGACGGCGGACCGTTTCACGGACGGCTGGTTCAACACCGGGGACTACGTCAGGATGGAAGACGGGTATGTCCGGATTCTCGACCGGGTGACGGATATCATCATCGTCGGCGGTTTCAACGTCTACCCCCAGGAGGTAGAGGCCATCCTCCACACCCACCCGGCGGTTTCCCAGGCCGTGGTCGTAGGCATTCCCCACCCTGTGAACGGCGAAGTGCCCAAGGCCTTCATCCGGCTCCACGAGGGGGCCCATGCCACGCCGAGGGAGATTATCGACTTCTGCAAGAAGCACCTCGCCCATTTCAAGGTTCCGAGGAGCGTGGAATTCATGGAGGCCTTCCCCCTGTCGAGCACGGGGAAGGTGCTCCGGAGACTGCTGCGGCAGAAATAA
- the arsB gene encoding ACR3 family arsenite efflux transporter, with translation MEGKACITKEAKGLGFFEKYLTVWVILSILAGVGLGRAAPDFAKTLDGMALSVGGAPVISIPIAICLFFMMYPIMVKIDFAEVVKAGKSTRPVGLTLFINWAVKPFTMYAIAVFFLGKVFLHFIGPDAVDLVRLPFGLDLEPGATYGLGTVVLENGVRMLSVPLWRSYLAGCILLGIAPCTAMVLVWGYLARGNDGHTLVMVAINSLTMLFLYGPLGGFLLGVGRIPVPWQALALSIAVYVALPLAAGYISRKMILTAKGETWFREKFLHFLTPVTIMALLITLVLLFSFKGEVIVANPLTILWIAVPLFLQTVLIFGLGYWMSKKLGLSYQDAAPSAMIGASNHFEVAIATAAMLFGLSSGAALATVVGVLIEVPVMLMLVKFCTRTEFWFGK, from the coding sequence ATGGAGGGCAAGGCCTGCATCACAAAAGAAGCAAAAGGACTCGGTTTCTTTGAAAAATATCTCACCGTCTGGGTCATATTGAGCATCCTCGCAGGGGTCGGGCTCGGCAGGGCAGCCCCGGACTTCGCGAAGACCCTCGACGGCATGGCCCTTTCCGTGGGAGGGGCGCCGGTGATCTCGATTCCCATCGCCATATGCCTCTTCTTCATGATGTACCCCATCATGGTGAAGATCGATTTCGCCGAGGTGGTGAAGGCGGGAAAGAGCACCAGGCCGGTCGGGCTGACCCTCTTCATCAACTGGGCGGTGAAGCCCTTCACCATGTACGCCATCGCCGTATTCTTCCTCGGTAAGGTCTTCCTTCACTTCATCGGTCCCGACGCCGTGGACCTGGTGCGGCTTCCCTTCGGCCTCGACCTCGAGCCGGGGGCGACGTACGGCCTCGGCACAGTGGTCCTTGAAAACGGCGTCCGGATGCTCTCCGTCCCCCTGTGGCGGAGTTACCTCGCAGGGTGCATTCTCCTGGGCATAGCCCCCTGCACCGCCATGGTGCTGGTATGGGGGTACCTCGCACGGGGAAACGACGGACACACCCTCGTGATGGTGGCCATCAATTCCCTCACCATGCTCTTTCTCTACGGCCCCCTGGGAGGGTTCCTTCTCGGCGTGGGACGCATTCCGGTACCGTGGCAGGCCCTCGCCCTCTCCATCGCGGTCTACGTGGCCCTGCCCCTGGCGGCGGGCTATATTTCCAGAAAGATGATCCTCACGGCAAAAGGAGAGACCTGGTTCCGGGAGAAGTTTCTCCACTTCCTGACGCCGGTCACCATCATGGCCCTTCTCATCACCCTCGTGCTGCTCTTCTCCTTCAAAGGGGAGGTCATCGTCGCCAATCCGCTGACGATCCTCTGGATCGCCGTCCCCCTCTTCCTCCAGACAGTGCTGATCTTCGGGCTGGGGTACTGGATGTCGAAGAAACTGGGTCTCTCCTACCAGGACGCCGCTCCTTCCGCCATGATCGGCGCCTCGAATCATTTCGAGGTGGCCATCGCCACTGCCGCCATGCTGTTCGGCCTTTCTTCAGGCGCCGCCCTTGCAACGGTGGTGGGCGTGCTCATCGAGGTGCCGGTGATGCTCATGCTCGTGAAGTTCTGCACCCGCACGGAATTCTGGTTCGGAAAATAA